From Methanobacterium sp., a single genomic window includes:
- a CDS encoding sortase — MNRYMILILGLLIIVIFAFEPEDGEIAGIGTKHFDNGEISFDYPDTWNETNGTGSNVVSFTDANGLKVKVFKLRTPPNYDLARRLNLDAAGTIDENFLLVSEKNVTVNGTAAYKRDYNVTGENGTQQRKEVWIKKNNLIYGIILTAPGEVNGNSLDTLVSSLKINESNADPKYNGWAEIVMPDINARWKFSSWSLNTPGAVYHIPHSYFPGEMGQMALLGHRTTRHAPFLHINKLKPGNSIIINDFLTQKKYTYHVTSNNDVRWGVKWNNIDYQASEEPQLLLVTCHPPGFSRAALIIHSRLVDVKPLN; from the coding sequence TTGAATAGGTATATGATTCTTATCCTGGGTTTATTAATTATTGTCATTTTTGCATTTGAACCAGAAGATGGTGAAATTGCAGGTATTGGGACTAAACATTTTGATAATGGAGAAATTTCTTTTGATTATCCAGATACATGGAATGAAACAAATGGTACAGGTTCTAATGTGGTGTCGTTTACAGATGCTAATGGATTAAAGGTTAAAGTTTTCAAATTAAGAACACCACCTAACTATGATTTAGCCCGTCGCCTTAATTTAGATGCAGCAGGAACTATAGATGAAAATTTTCTGCTTGTATCAGAGAAAAACGTTACAGTAAATGGAACAGCTGCCTATAAACGTGATTACAATGTTACTGGAGAAAATGGAACACAACAAAGAAAAGAAGTTTGGATTAAGAAAAATAACCTGATTTACGGCATAATTTTAACAGCTCCAGGTGAAGTAAATGGAAATTCACTGGATACACTGGTTAGCAGTTTAAAAATAAATGAGTCTAATGCTGATCCAAAATACAACGGCTGGGCTGAAATTGTAATGCCGGACATTAATGCCCGGTGGAAGTTCAGTTCATGGTCGCTGAATACGCCCGGTGCTGTTTATCACATACCCCATAGTTATTTCCCTGGAGAAATGGGACAAATGGCTTTATTAGGTCATCGTACTACCCGTCATGCACCATTTTTGCATATAAATAAATTAAAACCAGGAAACAGCATTATAATAAATGATTTTTTAACACAGAAGAAATATACTTATCATGTTACTTCAAATAATGACGTAAGATGGGGCGTAAAATGGAACAACATTGATTATCAGGCAAGCGAAGAACCACAGTTACTCCTTGTTACCTGTCATCCTCCGGGATTTTCAAGGGCAGCGTTGATTATTCATTCCAGGCTTGTTGATGTGAAACCACTAAACTAA
- the purQ gene encoding phosphoribosylformylglycinamidine synthase subunit PurQ has translation MKVGIIRFPGSNCDRDVFHAIKLAGGEPDYIWWNQRDLTDFDAIVIPGGFSYGDYLRAGAIASITPVIEGVKDVVKEEKPVLGICNGAQILAEVGLVPGVFTNNKNARFICKRAELKVSSTRTPFTSMYKKNEIIEMPIAHAEGRYYSGEIEKLYEEDQIVLQFEGENPNGSMEAITGVCDESGLICAVMPHPERASEAVLGSDDGLKFFKGMVNFTKW, from the coding sequence ATGAAAGTAGGAATCATACGTTTTCCAGGTTCAAACTGCGATAGAGACGTCTTTCATGCCATTAAACTTGCAGGAGGAGAACCTGATTACATCTGGTGGAACCAGAGAGATTTAACCGATTTTGATGCCATCGTAATCCCTGGAGGATTCTCTTATGGAGATTATTTGAGGGCTGGAGCAATAGCAAGCATCACCCCTGTTATTGAAGGCGTTAAAGATGTAGTTAAAGAAGAAAAACCAGTTCTTGGAATCTGCAATGGTGCCCAGATACTTGCAGAGGTGGGCCTGGTCCCCGGAGTTTTTACAAACAACAAAAATGCCCGATTTATCTGTAAAAGAGCTGAATTAAAAGTCAGTTCAACAAGAACCCCATTTACAAGCATGTACAAAAAAAATGAAATAATAGAAATGCCCATAGCACATGCTGAAGGCCGTTACTACAGTGGAGAAATTGAAAAACTTTATGAAGAAGACCAGATTGTGCTGCAGTTTGAAGGAGAAAACCCAAACGGATCTATGGAAGCAATTACAGGAGTCTGTGATGAAAGCGGACTCATCTGTGCAGTAATGCCCCACCCAGAAAGAGCTTCTGAAGCAGTTTTAGGTTCAGATGATGGTTTAAAATTCTTCAAGGGAATGGTAAACTTTACAAAGTGGTGA
- the cobA gene encoding uroporphyrinogen-III C-methyltransferase encodes MVVYLVGAGPGDPELITLKAVKALKEADVVLYDKLANEEILNHAEGARLIYVGKQAGHHSKSQDEINKILVKEAKENDTVVRLKGGDPFVFGRGGEEILVLVKEGIDFKLIPGVTSAIGVPTTIGLPVTHRGVATSFTIVTGHEDPTKDSKQVKWDFTADTLIILMGIGNLKDNVAEIMKYRDPDTPVCVIENGTMENQRVITGTLKNIQEKKIKPPALIVIGHVVDVFKEIKEV; translated from the coding sequence ATGGTTGTTTATTTAGTGGGCGCGGGCCCTGGAGATCCAGAGCTAATCACTCTAAAAGCAGTTAAAGCATTGAAAGAAGCTGATGTAGTATTATATGATAAACTTGCAAATGAAGAAATTTTAAATCATGCAGAAGGTGCCCGGCTCATTTATGTGGGTAAACAGGCAGGACATCACTCTAAGAGTCAGGATGAAATTAATAAAATTCTGGTTAAAGAAGCAAAAGAAAATGATACTGTTGTAAGGCTTAAAGGAGGCGATCCATTTGTATTTGGAAGGGGTGGCGAAGAAATACTTGTCCTTGTGAAAGAAGGGATAGATTTCAAGTTAATTCCGGGTGTAACTTCAGCAATTGGTGTTCCTACAACAATTGGGCTTCCAGTTACCCATAGAGGTGTTGCAACTTCATTCACCATCGTAACCGGCCATGAAGACCCAACTAAAGACTCAAAACAGGTGAAGTGGGATTTTACAGCTGACACATTAATAATTCTTATGGGTATTGGAAATTTAAAAGATAATGTTGCTGAAATAATGAAATACAGGGATCCTGACACTCCAGTGTGTGTAATAGAAAATGGCACCATGGAAAACCAGCGCGTGATTACAGGTACTCTTAAAAACATACAGGAAAAGAAGATTAAACCGCCCGCACTAATAGTTATAGGACATGTAGTAGATGTTTTTAAAGAAATCAAAGAGGTTTAA
- a CDS encoding signal recognition particle subunit SRP19/SEC65 family protein, giving the protein MRTIIWPVYIDSKKTKKEGRRISKENAVPSPKLREISNACRKLDLNPEVENNKSYSRSWWESSGRVSADKNIPKRELLLKISNMIKGSRSKS; this is encoded by the coding sequence ATGAGAACAATTATATGGCCTGTTTACATTGATTCTAAAAAAACAAAAAAGGAAGGAAGACGTATTTCTAAAGAAAATGCTGTTCCTTCCCCCAAACTCAGAGAAATATCTAATGCTTGCAGAAAGTTGGATCTAAATCCTGAGGTTGAAAACAACAAATCTTATTCCAGATCATGGTGGGAATCTTCAGGCAGAGTTTCTGCAGATAAAAACATTCCAAAAAGGGAACTTCTTCTTAAAATAAGCAATATGATTAAAGGTTCACGATCAAAGTCTTGA
- the glmS gene encoding glutamine--fructose-6-phosphate transaminase (isomerizing) — translation MCGIIGCILDNKKAAPVLLECVKRLEYRGYDSVGIATSGSEIDIKKDSGKIDDVQENLNLTDLAGKMGIAHVRWATHGVPTKENAHPHTDCKNKIAVVHNGIIENYKELKDELIEKGHVFKSETDTEVIPHLIEKYMDEGNDLEDSVRLAVKNLKGSYALAAISSEEPDKVVGVRKESPLIVGKGETEFFIASDAPAILQHTNRVIYLEDNEIVVLNEDGIVIKNADGNIVQKELDTVDWTPDMAEKGGYNHFMLKEIHEQPEAVKNTLLEASEIKKIVQEFPKFNRVCFVACGTSYHASLTGKYLLENLLEIPTDVILASEFEYSAGTLDEKTLVIVITQSGETADTLKALRHANRRAKSLAIVNVLGSTVTREAGYVIYTRAGPEIGVAATKTYVSQLTCIYLLAIFMSKKEELLEQLNNLPQYMESALEKEDSIKEIAQRYKDASDFFFIGRGFSYPTALEGALKLKEVTYIHGEGYAAGELKHGPLALIDDNVPVVAVAPPGKSHDKTLSSVEEVKSRGAKIIGLGSLEDDVLKSKVHDFIGFEDEIDEMFQAIPYVIPLQLLSYHISVLRGIDPDKPKNLAKCVTVD, via the coding sequence ATGTGCGGAATAATAGGATGTATATTGGACAATAAAAAAGCTGCCCCTGTACTTTTAGAATGTGTAAAACGATTAGAATACAGAGGTTATGATTCTGTAGGCATAGCAACTTCTGGAAGTGAAATAGATATTAAAAAAGACAGTGGTAAGATTGATGACGTTCAGGAGAATTTAAATCTGACAGATTTAGCAGGGAAAATGGGAATAGCACATGTTAGATGGGCAACCCATGGCGTTCCAACAAAAGAAAACGCTCACCCCCATACAGACTGTAAAAATAAAATAGCCGTGGTGCATAATGGAATTATAGAAAACTATAAAGAACTAAAAGATGAATTAATAGAAAAAGGGCACGTTTTTAAATCTGAAACCGATACTGAAGTGATTCCGCACCTTATAGAAAAATATATGGATGAAGGAAATGATTTAGAAGATTCAGTACGACTTGCAGTAAAAAATCTAAAGGGTTCTTACGCGCTTGCAGCAATTTCCTCTGAAGAACCAGATAAAGTTGTGGGGGTTAGAAAAGAAAGTCCCCTTATAGTTGGAAAAGGTGAAACTGAATTTTTCATAGCTTCTGACGCACCTGCTATTTTACAGCACACAAACAGAGTTATTTATTTAGAAGATAACGAAATAGTTGTTTTAAATGAGGATGGAATTGTTATAAAAAATGCTGACGGTAACATAGTCCAAAAAGAACTGGATACAGTAGATTGGACTCCAGACATGGCAGAAAAAGGAGGTTACAATCATTTCATGTTAAAGGAAATACATGAACAGCCTGAAGCCGTTAAAAATACTCTTCTTGAAGCATCTGAAATTAAAAAAATTGTACAGGAATTTCCAAAGTTCAATAGAGTATGTTTTGTAGCCTGCGGCACATCATACCATGCTTCCTTAACAGGCAAATATTTATTGGAAAATCTGCTTGAAATTCCAACAGATGTAATTCTTGCATCTGAATTTGAATATTCTGCAGGAACTCTGGATGAAAAAACACTGGTAATAGTTATAACCCAATCAGGAGAAACTGCAGACACACTTAAAGCTTTAAGACATGCAAATCGCAGGGCAAAAAGTCTTGCTATTGTTAACGTGCTTGGAAGTACAGTAACAAGGGAAGCAGGGTATGTTATATATACAAGAGCAGGTCCAGAAATTGGTGTTGCTGCAACAAAGACCTATGTAAGTCAATTAACATGTATTTATTTACTTGCTATATTTATGAGCAAAAAAGAAGAGTTACTGGAACAATTAAATAACCTTCCGCAATACATGGAAAGTGCGCTTGAAAAAGAAGATTCAATTAAAGAAATTGCTCAAAGATACAAGGATGCTTCTGACTTCTTCTTTATTGGAAGGGGTTTTTCCTATCCCACCGCTCTTGAAGGTGCACTGAAGCTTAAAGAAGTAACATACATTCATGGTGAAGGTTACGCTGCAGGTGAGCTAAAACATGGGCCTTTAGCACTTATAGATGATAATGTTCCAGTAGTAGCAGTTGCACCTCCAGGTAAAAGCCATGATAAAACATTGAGCAGTGTAGAAGAAGTAAAATCAAGGGGAGCTAAAATAATAGGTCTTGGATCTCTGGAAGATGATGTTTTGAAATCTAAAGTCCACGACTTTATTGGATTTGAAGATGAAATTGATGAAATGTTTCAAGCCATACCCTATGTGATACCACTACAGCTTTTATCATACCATATAAGTGTTTTAAGAGGTATTGACCCGGATAAACCTAAAAACCTGGCTAAATGCGTAACAGTTGACTGA
- a CDS encoding uroporphyrinogen-III synthase — protein sequence MNGLKGKKIVITRPAERAKDSVEMVKSYGAIPVVTPTIELKDSKPEEMIKFCNILGELDWLVFTSPKAIESFFKYCSLKNAPDLKIAVIGPKTGEILDKYGVKADLIPDNYTAEGLLEAFEQFDVTGMKIGLPRTMVARYTLPHGLEKRGAEVILADAYKSEMPDDKSKIYELIDDILKRKVDVIMFTSPLTVKNLIKTAKDAGYDEIIDILQKREVIVAAIGPITKKVLDAYEIDPVMPEVYTFKKMLDKLEEVIN from the coding sequence ATGAATGGCTTAAAAGGGAAAAAAATTGTGATTACAAGACCTGCAGAGAGAGCTAAAGATTCGGTTGAAATGGTTAAATCTTACGGTGCAATTCCAGTTGTAACACCCACAATTGAGCTTAAAGATTCAAAGCCAGAAGAAATGATAAAGTTTTGTAATATTTTAGGTGAACTTGACTGGCTTGTATTTACATCTCCAAAAGCCATAGAATCTTTTTTTAAATACTGTAGTCTAAAAAATGCTCCTGATTTAAAAATTGCTGTTATAGGTCCAAAAACAGGTGAAATACTGGATAAATACGGTGTTAAAGCAGATTTAATTCCTGATAATTACACTGCAGAAGGCCTGCTTGAAGCATTTGAACAATTTGATGTTACAGGAATGAAAATAGGGCTTCCAAGGACTATGGTAGCAAGATACACCCTTCCCCACGGACTTGAAAAAAGAGGTGCAGAAGTCATACTTGCCGATGCCTATAAATCAGAAATGCCTGATGATAAATCAAAGATTTACGAGCTGATTGATGATATATTAAAAAGAAAGGTCGATGTTATAATGTTTACAAGCCCTTTAACCGTTAAAAACCTCATTAAAACTGCAAAAGATGCAGGTTATGATGAAATTATAGATATATTACAGAAAAGAGAAGTTATAGTTGCTGCAATTGGCCCTATAACTAAAAAAGTCCTGGATGCCTACGAAATTGACCCAGTAATGCCTGAAGTTTACACCTTCAAAAAAATGCTGGATAAACTTGAAGAAGTAATAAATTGA
- a CDS encoding SWIM zinc finger family protein yields MVNRRQEGLKLYRKGHIEIELIEEDLMIFNVESSGKNVYQVSMYENMWLCDCDDYQWRSEKEPGSYICKHLWAVFFKVAELEMK; encoded by the coding sequence ATGGTAAACAGGAGGCAGGAAGGATTAAAACTCTACAGAAAAGGCCATATTGAAATTGAATTAATTGAAGAGGATTTAATGATTTTTAATGTAGAGAGCTCTGGAAAGAATGTCTATCAGGTTAGCATGTATGAAAACATGTGGCTATGCGACTGTGATGATTATCAGTGGCGCAGCGAAAAAGAACCTGGAAGCTATATCTGCAAGCACCTTTGGGCGGTCTTTTTTAAAGTTGCAGAATTAGAGATGAAATAA
- a CDS encoding phosphoribosylaminoimidazolesuccinocarboxamide synthase, whose amino-acid sequence MNIKIGKLIYQGKAKSVYETDDPKKVAVEFRDDITAGDGAKKDKINQKGYWNSIISAKFFEILENAGIKTQYIKLIKPGCMLSWKLEMIPLEVITRNIAAGSLLRNYPFKPEQTFDPPIIQIDYKSDEYGDPMLNDDIAIALGLTDREKLKIIRETTLKINRVLKDFLESKGLLFPDFKIEYGYNDEGNLILGDEISPDTCRFWDSETCDVLDKDLFRQGESGVIDAYKRVATIILEEEDKKRWNVEF is encoded by the coding sequence ATGAATATCAAAATTGGAAAGCTGATATATCAGGGAAAAGCTAAAAGTGTGTATGAAACTGATGACCCTAAAAAAGTAGCTGTAGAATTTAGAGATGATATTACTGCAGGAGACGGTGCTAAAAAAGATAAAATCAATCAAAAAGGCTACTGGAACTCAATAATTTCAGCAAAATTCTTTGAAATACTTGAAAACGCCGGGATAAAAACCCAGTATATAAAGCTCATAAAACCGGGCTGTATGCTTTCATGGAAGCTTGAAATGATCCCCCTTGAAGTAATAACCAGGAATATAGCTGCTGGAAGTTTGCTTAGAAATTATCCATTTAAACCAGAACAAACATTCGATCCCCCAATTATACAGATCGACTACAAAAGCGACGAATATGGAGATCCAATGTTAAACGACGATATTGCAATTGCACTGGGTCTTACGGATAGAGAAAAACTTAAAATTATAAGGGAAACCACTTTAAAAATTAACAGAGTTTTAAAGGATTTTCTGGAATCTAAAGGACTTCTATTCCCTGACTTTAAAATTGAGTACGGTTACAATGATGAGGGAAACTTAATTTTAGGAGATGAAATAAGTCCAGATACCTGCAGGTTCTGGGACAGTGAAACATGCGATGTTCTGGACAAGGATTTATTTAGACAGGGAGAATCTGGAGTTATCGATGCTTATAAAAGAGTTGCTACAATAATACTTGAGGAAGAAGATAAAAAAAGATGGAATGTTGAATTTTAG
- a CDS encoding DEAD/DEAH box helicase — protein sequence MIKDTLDTLKSRKWYKNRVEHIETLKPQEAVYGETRAILPQYIKNYLSRKNIRLYKHQCKVIDILRKGDNVIITTPTASGKTLSFNIPIFEKLASDTDATALYIYPAKALANDQLKYMKELEKYCGMGMNPEVYDGDTDREKKRKIRKTSRIIVTNPYEMHNVLPWHHQWEKFIGNLKYVVVDEAHQYRGVFGSNVAFLIRRFLRICNYYGSNPQFILSTATLANPQEFSEKLVGLKFSLVSADSSPKGKKHFIFYNPYYDGSGKTTTHLESQNLFQLFLLNNLQTLCFATSRKMAELIARRSKKEIAEIDESLAGKISAYRAGYLAEDRRKIENGLKKGTLKGVTATNALELGIDIGSLDSVIISGYPGTLMSIWQQAGRAGRRTDDSIVAFVAFQNPLDQYFMKHPQVFFDKPHEHAIIDLSNPQIISGHLMCAANEMPVRPELIKIDFENDVCKHLKSLKEKKLIEKSGSGWIYSGSDYPPFKVNLGNISSETFKVYHKGQVLETMDKRQAYTEAHQGAVLINKGETYIVHDFNLAKNTIKVVKKDVNSHTTVQKDIEINVLKTTKEKNVGNLKISFGELKVSESYPKYKVIEKSKVVSVRNLKLPPIQFKTKGMWFTLPENLKEDVESAISGKEVFEGGIHGLEHAMIAVIPFHVMCDRFDIGGVSTAYHEDTEMATVFIYDGFEGGIGLTWKAFDLIEEITLMTQELVKDCTCEEGCPACIYSPKCGNDNNPLNKEGTLFLLDQILHLMEIER from the coding sequence ATGATTAAAGACACACTGGATACGTTAAAATCAAGAAAGTGGTATAAAAACAGGGTAGAACATATTGAAACCTTAAAACCACAGGAAGCAGTCTATGGAGAAACCAGAGCAATCTTACCACAGTATATAAAAAATTATTTATCAAGAAAAAACATCCGTCTTTACAAGCACCAGTGCAAAGTAATAGATATCCTGCGTAAGGGAGATAATGTAATTATAACCACCCCCACAGCTTCAGGTAAGACCCTTTCTTTTAATATACCTATTTTTGAGAAATTAGCCAGTGATACTGATGCAACAGCACTTTACATTTATCCAGCCAAGGCCCTTGCTAATGATCAGCTTAAATACATGAAGGAACTTGAAAAATACTGTGGAATGGGCATGAATCCCGAAGTATACGATGGAGATACAGATAGAGAGAAAAAAAGGAAGATCAGAAAAACTTCAAGAATAATAGTAACCAACCCCTATGAGATGCACAACGTTCTTCCATGGCACCACCAGTGGGAAAAGTTTATAGGTAACCTTAAATATGTTGTTGTTGACGAAGCACATCAATACAGGGGCGTTTTTGGATCTAATGTGGCGTTTTTAATCAGAAGATTTCTAAGAATCTGCAATTATTATGGTTCCAATCCTCAGTTTATTTTATCAACAGCAACACTTGCAAATCCTCAGGAGTTTAGCGAAAAATTAGTGGGCCTTAAATTCAGTTTAGTATCTGCTGATAGCTCGCCTAAAGGTAAAAAACATTTTATATTTTATAATCCTTATTATGATGGTTCTGGAAAAACCACCACTCATTTAGAATCCCAAAATTTATTCCAGCTCTTTCTATTAAATAATTTACAGACCCTCTGTTTTGCAACATCCCGTAAAATGGCAGAATTGATTGCAAGGCGTTCCAAAAAGGAAATTGCAGAAATTGATGAAAGTCTGGCAGGTAAAATTTCAGCTTACCGGGCGGGTTATCTTGCAGAAGACAGGCGTAAAATAGAAAATGGGCTTAAAAAAGGGACTTTAAAAGGTGTTACTGCTACTAACGCGCTTGAATTAGGAATAGATATAGGTTCTTTAGATAGTGTGATAATTTCAGGCTATCCTGGAACTTTGATGTCCATCTGGCAGCAGGCAGGTAGAGCAGGTAGAAGAACAGATGATTCCATTGTTGCTTTTGTGGCATTTCAGAATCCACTTGACCAGTATTTTATGAAGCATCCACAGGTTTTCTTTGACAAACCTCATGAACATGCTATAATTGATTTATCCAATCCACAGATTATTTCAGGACATTTAATGTGTGCTGCAAATGAAATGCCAGTGCGCCCCGAACTGATTAAAATTGACTTTGAAAACGATGTTTGCAAACACCTCAAGTCTTTAAAAGAGAAAAAATTAATTGAAAAATCTGGTTCTGGATGGATTTACTCTGGCTCAGATTATCCTCCATTTAAGGTAAATCTTGGAAACATATCTTCAGAAACTTTTAAAGTTTACCATAAAGGTCAGGTTCTTGAAACAATGGATAAAAGACAGGCTTACACCGAAGCACACCAGGGAGCAGTACTTATAAATAAAGGAGAGACTTACATTGTGCACGATTTCAATTTAGCCAAAAACACTATAAAAGTGGTTAAAAAAGACGTGAACAGCCATACCACTGTTCAAAAAGATATTGAAATAAATGTATTAAAAACTACAAAAGAGAAAAATGTAGGGAACCTTAAAATTTCATTTGGTGAATTAAAAGTAAGCGAATCATATCCTAAGTACAAGGTAATTGAAAAAAGTAAAGTGGTAAGCGTAAGGAATCTAAAGTTACCTCCAATTCAATTTAAAACCAAAGGAATGTGGTTTACATTACCTGAAAACCTTAAAGAAGATGTTGAATCTGCTATAAGTGGTAAAGAAGTATTTGAAGGAGGTATTCATGGGCTTGAACATGCTATGATTGCTGTTATTCCTTTTCATGTGATGTGCGATAGATTTGATATTGGAGGAGTTTCCACAGCCTATCACGAAGATACTGAAATGGCAACAGTTTTCATTTATGATGGGTTTGAAGGAGGTATAGGTTTAACATGGAAAGCATTTGACCTGATTGAAGAAATAACTTTGATGACACAGGAACTTGTTAAAGACTGTACCTGTGAAGAAGGCTGTCCAGCATGTATATACTCACCAAAATGTGGAAATGATAACAATCCCCTGAATAAAGAAGGAACTCTTTTTTTACTGGATCAAATACTTCATTTAATGGAAATAGAAAGATAA
- the purS gene encoding phosphoribosylformylglycinamidine synthase subunit PurS yields MKYDAEVKISLKKGMLNPEASTIQRALALLGYKVEDTDTIKIIKFTVDEKNEELALEKTEDMCQRLLCNPVIHDYEIKITSKLL; encoded by the coding sequence ATGAAATACGATGCTGAAGTTAAAATAAGCCTTAAAAAAGGCATGTTAAACCCTGAAGCTTCAACAATACAAAGAGCGCTTGCTCTTTTAGGATACAAAGTTGAAGACACAGATACCATCAAAATAATTAAGTTTACAGTTGATGAAAAAAATGAAGAACTTGCCCTGGAGAAGACAGAGGACATGTGTCAGAGACTTCTCTGCAATCCTGTAATTCATGATTATGAAATTAAAATAACCAGTAAATTATTGTAA
- a CDS encoding response regulator: MLSVIKVLIIEDNAADIRLISEMFKEISKPRYELIHFTTLQEGLIYLDKHQVDILLLDLSLPDSVGWKTFKKAHKSAPKVPIVILSGLNDEEMALMAVREGAQDYLMKGDINSKLLSRSINYAIERKNVEKELIKSRDDLIELINKYTEELKKRGIGEIDDVKKRLEEKIQSFDKISIHSTGKEETHSNIRLFNERVPKSLWLKVAEDFKVANNKLSVSEKDIKVQSAESGDLENLVEIIKELGERGYFVEEHYVLDLNLNPNT, from the coding sequence TTGTTAAGTGTCATTAAAGTACTTATTATTGAGGATAATGCTGCAGACATCCGTTTAATAAGCGAGATGTTTAAAGAGATTTCAAAACCCCGATATGAGTTAATTCACTTTACAACTCTTCAAGAAGGACTTATATATCTTGATAAACACCAGGTTGATATTTTACTTTTAGATCTTAGTTTACCTGACAGTGTGGGATGGAAAACCTTTAAAAAAGCACATAAAAGTGCACCGAAAGTGCCAATTGTTATATTAAGTGGCTTAAACGACGAAGAAATGGCCTTAATGGCTGTACGTGAAGGTGCTCAGGATTATCTAATGAAAGGAGATATCAACAGTAAATTGCTTTCAAGATCCATAAATTATGCAATAGAACGTAAAAACGTTGAAAAAGAATTGATTAAAAGTAGAGATGATTTAATTGAATTAATCAATAAATATACTGAAGAATTAAAAAAAAGAGGCATTGGAGAAATAGATGATGTGAAAAAAAGATTAGAGGAAAAAATCCAATCATTTGATAAAATAAGTATTCATTCTACCGGAAAAGAAGAAACCCACAGCAATATAAGACTCTTTAATGAAAGAGTTCCCAAAAGCCTATGGTTAAAAGTAGCAGAAGACTTTAAAGTAGCGAATAATAAATTATCTGTCAGTGAAAAAGATATTAAAGTCCAGTCTGCAGAGTCAGGCGATCTTGAAAATCTGGTGGAAATAATAAAAGAATTAGGTGAAAGAGGCTATTTTGTAGAGGAACACTATGTTTTAGATTTGAATTTAAATCCAAATACATGA
- a CDS encoding exodeoxyribonuclease III has product MGEIRIISWNVNGLRAVHRKGFLEWFKSEEPQILCLQETKVSYDQLPRALKRVDGYYPYFCQAERRGYSGVAIYSKIKPKKVEYGFGIPKFDSEGRILIADYEKFVLLNIYFPNGKMSKERLDYKLEFYEALLDHANRLKAEGRNIVICGDLNTAHKEIDLARPKANEKISGFLPVERAWIDKFLKNGYLDTFRMFNNEPEQYTWWSYRTRARERNVGWRLDYFFVNEEFKDKVKSAGILDEVMGSDHCPVDLELEL; this is encoded by the coding sequence ATGGGAGAAATAAGGATCATTTCATGGAATGTAAATGGATTAAGAGCTGTGCACAGGAAAGGATTTCTTGAATGGTTTAAAAGTGAAGAACCCCAAATACTGTGCCTTCAAGAGACCAAAGTTTCCTATGATCAGCTGCCCAGGGCTTTAAAAAGAGTTGATGGATACTATCCTTACTTTTGCCAGGCAGAAAGGAGAGGGTACAGTGGTGTGGCTATCTACTCAAAAATAAAACCAAAAAAGGTAGAATATGGATTTGGAATTCCAAAATTTGATAGTGAAGGAAGGATTTTAATTGCTGACTATGAAAAATTCGTTTTATTGAACATATACTTCCCCAACGGTAAGATGTCTAAAGAAAGACTTGATTACAAACTGGAATTTTACGAGGCACTTCTTGATCACGCAAACAGGCTAAAAGCAGAGGGTAGAAACATAGTTATTTGCGGAGATCTAAATACTGCACATAAAGAGATAGATCTTGCAAGGCCAAAAGCTAACGAGAAAATCTCTGGATTTTTACCTGTTGAGCGAGCGTGGATTGATAAATTTCTTAAAAACGGATATTTAGACACTTTCAGAATGTTTAATAATGAACCTGAGCAGTATACCTGGTGGAGTTACAGGACCAGAGCAAGAGAACGGAATGTTGGGTGGAGACTTGATTATTTCTTTGTAAATGAAGAATTTAAAGATAAAGTAAAGTCTGCAGGCATACTTGATGAAGTTATGGGTTCTGACCATTGTCCGGTGGACTTAGAATTAGAATTATAA